ctattttttatatcGAAACATCAAGTTATACCTGCCATGTAAAATTCTCATATTTGCAAAACAGCAACTTCTAAACATTTAACTgaggtcagtgtaaaaatattttggcgtatttctatttgtccattcgcgatgaaattctgatacaatgtagagaattactgtcagattcacattacatcattaaatgttgtaaaaaaaaaataaggtcATAAGGCAGAAAACAAtgtaaatacagtacaatacaaaaatgcaatagtcagtttcacaatttaaataatatatcaaggtttttgcatgacaacaatatatttgcatatttatgtACAACTTTCCAAATGTTTGGAATCACATttcataataattatttactagTTTAGTTCTACTAGACTAGTTTAGATGTTGTTCTcaatattttacacatttttggcaACAATAATAAgatatttacagataaaaaatATACTGTGAGTGTCTCTGACTAGGAATTTTCTAGGAATTTTGAGTGATCTAGTTCTAGATGGGATACGAGGTGATACGAAGATTTTACAATCATCTTCAGCTCTGTTCATCACACTGAAATTttgtagtatttttattttttctacaGATTCTTCGTACATTAACAAAGTTTTGTCACTATTCTGATTTTATATTATAGAAAACAGTGATTCTAAATGTTTGCAGGTAGATAAATCATAGCAGTGGTGGTAATGCAATGCAGTGTAATGGGAAGAATAAGACTGActttgtgtattttatttttatttgcagCCGGGCAAGAAAATAAACCAAAAATTACTgcagaaaaaaatgcaaatgtggCTACATTAAAATGCGATGGAGGAACTTGGGCGGAAGGAGTCAAAAACGAGATAAACCTCAGTGTTGATCGATTGGAGACAGTAACCTGCGAAACAGGCAACAAAAACCAAAAAGCAGTCGTTTTTATCAAAGTCAGAAGTGAGTATGATGCTCTTCTTTATTTTCCCCACAGTTTCTGAGGGAATGTGGCGCCCTAAAGTGGGCAGGTCTCTAGTGAGGGAATGATTTCTAAACAGTGGTGGAGAATATGTATATTTGCACCATAAACAGAGTAAAGTCAAATAGAGTTTGTGATGTTATGTGATTTTGACGTCCAGCCAGCTCCTCGTATCTGTAGAACATCCCTCAGGACTGTCTGAATGATTAAACCTCTGGCATTTGCCTGAAGCTCTTACTGCTACATCCAGCCAATGATCATCTCCACATCTCCATGTTCTCGTCTAACACCATCACTTTGTCTTCCTCTGCAGCCTGTGATAACTGCATCGAACTGGACGTCTGGACCCTCACCGCCATCATCATAGGCAACATCCTGATGACCATCCTGATAGGAGTGGTGGTGTACAAGCTGACAGCCCAGCCCACGGCCAAGACCTTCTCCGGCAACAAAGGTGAGTACCCGAGCATCCAAAGGCCTGAAGTTGGACTGGTTTGACCTTCAACCCCAGTCTGACACCCCTGATCTGGCTAATCGAGGACTTGGATAAGGGCTGGTGGGACGGTGCATCAGGTTGTAGTTTGGCTTTGTTTATAAGACGGTTATAAAGCTTCACAACCAAATAAGGCACTTCGTTAAAGGGGCCATGAAGGGAACACATGGCCGTCCCTTACTGTCATGAACTTCACAAAACATCTAATGCTAGCTTCTGAATACAGGCGAGGGTTGTTTTATACAGGTGTTATGCAGTGCTTATGCATGTGTTATGAAGTTTGTATGTAGGGAGGATCGACAGCGAAATTTTTCTAACATGGTGGGATCTAGATTCGTCAGTGTTTTCGCCTTTTTATGTTTTCCTctggagtcatggcatttcactCTGCAGAAACACCTACAGACCAGGAGCCGTTTTGTAAAGCAGTCATGTGACAACATGGCCCAATCACTCAATCCTACATACGAAAAGTCAGATTGAAGGAAAACCCCAGACCACGGATTTCAGAAGGACCAGAGATCCAGAGATCCAGGGATCCAGAGATCGGTCCTCTGGACCACTCCCAGCCTCGAGAAAGCTCAGTCCGGAAGAATAGCTCTAGAACCCCCTTAGAGTTGGACCAGCATGTGGCGCTAGGGCTTGTTGACCACATCCTCGTGGTGTCGTTAAACCTCAAGGATATTTTTAGGGTTCAGCATCTTCAACGTCCTGCAAAACTCCTGTACCTCCATCTGTGTGGTTTTTCACTTCTTGACATGATTGaattctggcagttgttctttatgttgtgtcctaatttcatgatgaacggaccaatagaaatgctccaaaatgacgttTGACGTTTAATCGCTGTATGAAAGAAGAAGCTCagtgctgcctttattgttggatgcccCGCGACAGAATGCAGCTCACGATTGATCCCTGTGGGACTTTtctacaaaataaaaacattaccATGGACAGTTTAGTGTCAGCTGCTAATGGTAGTTTATCAGGTGATTGCTAACATGGCACTGACTGTTAGCTCATGGCAGCATGTTACGTCCGGA
The sequence above is drawn from the Salminus brasiliensis chromosome 11, fSalBra1.hap2, whole genome shotgun sequence genome and encodes:
- the LOC140565474 gene encoding T-cell surface glycoprotein CD3 delta chain-like; the protein is MKGLIVLLACLTFAAGQENKPKITAEKNANVATLKCDGGTWAEGVKNEINLSVDRLETVTCETGNKNQKAVVFIKVRTCDNCIELDVWTLTAIIIGNILMTILIGVVVYKLTAQPTAKTFSGNKASDRQNLIQNGERDTYQRLNAGQKSEYSALGVGKRS